One part of the Acidimicrobiia bacterium genome encodes these proteins:
- the lepB gene encoding signal peptidase I, which produces MLLRRFTVSEKSMSPLFLDGDYVVTMMKPPRRGDVIVFEHPARPGFHLIKRVIGCGGQTVEVRSGTVSVDGTEFDEPWTAGDTRPDGSWRVPEGHVFVLGDARHRSSDDSRTIGPVDVGRRAPVVVFRYWPPRRSGRIKRP; this is translated from the coding sequence ATGTTGCTGCGGCGATTCACCGTCTCGGAAAAATCGATGAGCCCTCTCTTCCTGGACGGTGACTACGTAGTGACGATGATGAAGCCTCCGAGACGGGGCGACGTGATCGTGTTCGAGCATCCGGCACGCCCCGGGTTCCACCTGATCAAGCGGGTGATCGGCTGTGGAGGCCAGACGGTCGAGGTACGGAGCGGGACGGTGTCGGTGGACGGAACGGAGTTCGACGAGCCCTGGACCGCCGGCGACACCCGCCCCGACGGATCATGGAGAGTCCCCGAAGGGCACGTATTCGTCCTGGGAGACGCCCGCCACCGGTCGAGCGACGACAGCCGCACCATCGGGCCGGTCGATGTGGGCCGACGCGCACCGGTAGTCGTCTTCCGATACTGGCCCCCGAGGCGATCCGGTCGGATCAAACGGCCGTAG